In a genomic window of Coregonus clupeaformis isolate EN_2021a unplaced genomic scaffold, ASM2061545v1 scaf0278, whole genome shotgun sequence:
- the LOC121531070 gene encoding putative fibroblast growth factor 1, with the protein MTDAEITDVQVGQEVERFGSNLLENKKLTRLYCMNGGHHLQILPDGTVGGKRDENDVHTVLRLKSVDHGVVVIQGTEAGLYLAMSSEGKLHSSSIVTDQCYFLEKIEVNHYNTYQAQKYQDRSWYVGLKKNGKPKLGSRTHIGQKAIFFLPRWLEGTGE; encoded by the exons ATGACGGATGCAGAAATAACGGATGTACAGGTGGGGCAGGAGGTTGAGAGATTCGGAAGTAACCTGCTAGAGAATAAAAAACTGACCCGCCTATACTGCATGAATGGCGGACATCATCTGCAGATTCTCCCGGATGGGACAGTGGGAGGCAAGAGGGACGAGAATGACGTTCACA CGGTCCTGAGGTTGAAATCTGTGGACCATGGTGTGGTTGTCATCCAGGGGACAGAGGCAGGACTCTACTTGGCCATGAGCAGTGAGGGAAAACTACACAGTTCA TCGATAGTTAcggatcagtgttatttcctggaGAAGATAGAGGTGAACCATTACAACACATATCAGGCCCAGAAGTACCAGGACAGGAGCTGGTACGTGGGACTGAAGAAGAACGGGAAACCCAAATTAGGGTCCAGAACCCACATAGGGCAGAAGGCCATCTTCTTCTTGCCCCGGTGGCTGGAGGGCACAGGGGAGTGA
- the LOC121531054 gene encoding NEDD4 family-interacting protein 1-like, protein MAEQISNVRYQELLNEEEPAVAQPPQEEAAVLEAPPPYSSISAANAAFFDYKEDAGRFPNPPSYNVATTLPSYDEAERTKAETGVPLVPGRVVEDDFDDTDQLRIGNDGIFMLTFFMAFLFNWIGFFLSFCLTTSAAGRYGAISGFGLSLIKWVLIVRFSTYFPGYFDGQYWLWWVFLAMGFMLFVRGFVNYSRVRKMADPTYTTLPRTRVLFIY, encoded by the exons ATGGCCGAGCAAATCAGCAACGTTAGATATCAAGAG ctGTTGAATGAGGAGGAGCCAGCAGTTGCCCAGCCTCCCCAGGAGGAAGCAGCTGTCCTGGAAGCCCCTCCCCCCTACAGCAGCATCTCAGCTGCCAACGCAG CGTTCTTTGACTACAAGGAGGATGCAGGCAGGTTCCCCAACCCCCCGTCCTACAACGTGGCTACCACACTGCCCTCCTATGATGAAGCAGAGAGGACCAAAGCTGAGACTGGCGTGCCTCTGGTCCCTGGCAGGGTCGTG GAGGATGACTTTGACGATACTGACCAGCTGCGGATAGGGAATGATGGCATTTTCATGCTCACCTTCTTCA tggCATTCCTGTTCAACTGGATTGGTTTCTTCCTGTCCTTCTGTCTGACCACTTCTGCAGCCGGTCGGTACGGAGCCATCTCTGGGTTCGGCCTGTCTCTCATTAAATGGGTTCTCATAGTCAGG TTTTCCACCTACTTCCCTGGCTACTTTGATGGGCAGTACTGGCTGTGGTGGGTGTTCCTGGCAATGG GCTTCATGCTGTTCGTCAGAGGGTTTGTCAACTACTCCCGGGTTCGCAAAATGGCCGACCCCACTTACACCACACTGCCCCGAACGAGAGTCCTGTTCATCTACTGA
- the LOC121536427 gene encoding glucosamine-6-phosphate isomerase 1, whose translation MRTMKLIILNDYDQVGEWAAKYIRNKIINFNPGPDRFFILGLPTGGTPLGCYKKLIEFYKEGEISFKYVKTFNMDEYVGIPRNHPESYHSFMWNNLFKHIDIKSENTHILDGNAANLVEECDSFEEKIKAAGGIDLFVGGIGPDGHIAFNEPGSSLLSRTRVKTLAQDTILANARFFDRDLSKVPTMALTVGVATVMDAREVMILITGTHKAFALYKAIEEGVNHMWTVSAFQQHPQTVFVCDEDATLELRVKTVKYFQGMMHVHNKLVDPQPSK comes from the exons ATGCG AACCATGAAGCTGATCATCCTGAATGATTATGACCAAGTTGGTGAGTGGGCTGCCAAGTACATCAGGAATAAAATCATTAACTTCAACCCTGGACCAGACAGATTCTTCATTCTAGGACTCCCCACAG GAGGTACCCCTCTGGGATGCTATAAGAAGCTGATTGAGTTTTATAAGGAAGGAGAGATCTCTTTCAAGTATGTCAAAACGTTCAACATGGATGAGTATGTGG GTATTCCTAGGAATCACCCAGAGAGCTACCATTCCTTCATGTGGAATAATCTCTTCAAGCACATTGACATAAAATCGGAGAACACCCATATTCTGGATGGTAACGCTGCCAACCTTGTTGAGGAGTGTGATTCCTTTGAGGAGAAGATCAAAGCTGCTGGAGGAATCGACCTCTTTGTTGGAG GTATTGGACCGGATGGCCACATTGCCTTCAACGAGCCAGGCTCCAGCCTGTTGTCCAGGACCAGAGTGAAGACCCTGGCTCAGGACACCATCCTGGCCAACGCACGCTTCTTTGACAGAGATCTGTCTAAAGTACCCACCATGGCTCTGACTGTGGGAGTGGCCACTGTCATGGACGCCAGAGAG GTCATGATTCTCATCACGGGAACACACAAAGCGTTTGCCCTGTACAAGGCCATAGAGGAAGGGGTGAACCACATGTGGACAGTGTCAGCCTTTCAGCAGCACCCccagactgtgtttgtgtgtgacgaGGACGCTACCCTGGAACTGAGGGTTAAAACTGTCAAGTACTTCCAAG GGATGATGCATGTGCACAACAAGTTGGTGGATCCACAGCCTTCCAAGTAA
- the LOC121531007 gene encoding LOW QUALITY PROTEIN: heat shock 70 kDa protein 4 (The sequence of the model RefSeq protein was modified relative to this genomic sequence to represent the inferred CDS: deleted 2 bases in 1 codon), translating into MSVVGFDVGFLNCYVAVARAGGIETVANEYSDRCTPACVSFGPRNRSIGAAAKSQVVTNCKNTVQGFKRFHGRAFYDPYIQSLKSSLVYDLAQMPSGTTGIKVMYMEEEKVFSIEQVTAMLLTKMKETAEHALKKPVADCVVSVPCYYTDAERRSVVDAAQIAGLNCLRLMNETTAVALAYGIYKQDLPAPEEKPRIVVFVDIGHSGYQTSVCAFNKGKLKILATACDPELGGKDFDEMLVRHFCEEFGKKYKLDVKTKPRALVRLYQECEKLKKLMSANSSDLPLNIECFMNDIDVSGKLNRGQFEEMCADVLARVEAPLHNLMEQAKLKKEDIYAVEIVGGASRIPSVKERISKFFGKELSTTLNADEAVARGCALQCAILSPAFKVREFSITDAVAYPISLKWNSAAEEGLSDCEVFPKNHAAPFSKVLTFYRREPFSLEAYYNTPKELPYPDPTIGQFVIQKVVPQASGESSKVKVKVRVNIHGIFSVSSASLVEVQKTEEGEEPMDTEQQATPEKEEEGKMQTDQDETKAQGDGQNEAEEEKKTSENEEMETSTEKKKSDQPPQAKKPKVKTKVLELPIENSPQWELAIDMLNLFVENEGKMIMQDKLEKERNDAKNYVEEYVYDMRDKLHGRLEKFVSEADRDVLSLQLEDTENWLYEDGEDQPKQQYIDKLVELKKLGQPIQERYMESEERPRAFDEMGKQIQMYMKIVEAYKTKEEQYDHLDQDDINKVDKMVNEAMIWLNSKMNQQSKLSLTVEPAVRVREIQDKTKELYSACNPIVTKPKPKVELPKDDKAGEQNGPVNGQEKAPAEGTEEGTADSTGNPSTESTEPRPDMDLD; encoded by the exons ATGTCTGTGGTAGGATTCGACGTCGGTTTCCTGAACTGCTATGTAGCGGTAGCTCGAGCCGGAGGAATAGAAACTGTAGCCAATGAATACAGCGATCGATGTACACC AGCATGCGTGTCATTTGGACCGCGGAATCGATCTATTGGTGCAGCTGCTAAAAGCCAG GTCGTCACAAACTGCAAGAACACAGTCCAAGGGTTCAAGAGATTTCATGGCCGGGCGTTCTATGATCCGTACATCCAGAGTTTGAAATCCAGCCTGGTTTACGACCTGGCACAGATGCCTTCGGGCACCACTGGCATCAAG GTGATGTacatggaggaggagaaggtgttCAGCATTGAGCAGGTCACTGCCATGCTTCTGACCAAGATGAAGGAGACAGCTGAGCATGCACTGAAGAAACCCGTGGCTGACTGCGTTGTCTCT GTCCCCTGCTACTACACGGACGCAGAGAGGAGATCAGTGGTGGACGCAGCACAGATCGCTGGACTCAACTGTCTGAGGCTCATGAATGAGACAACTGCAG TGGCGTTGGCGTATGGGATCTACAAGCAGGACCTCCCTGCCCCAGAGGAGAAGCCCAGGATTGTGGTGTTTGTAGACATTGGACACTCTGGATACCAGACCTCTGTCTGTGCCTTCAACAAAGGCAAGCtgaag ATCCTTGCGACGGCCTGCGACCCGGAGCTGGGCGGGAAGGACTTTGACGAGATGCTGGTGAGACACTTCTGTGAGGAGTTTGGGAAGAAGTACAAGCTGGACGTGAAGACCAAGCCCAGGGCTCTGGTCAGGCTCTACCAGGAGTGTGAGAAACTCAAGAAGCTGATGAGCGCCAACTCCTCAGACCTGCCCCTCAACATCGAGTGCTTTATGAACGACATTGACGTCTCCGGGAAACTCAACAG GGGTCAGTTTGAGGAGATGTGTGCTGACGTTCTGGCCAGAGTGGAGGCACCACTGCACAACCTGATGGAGCAAGCCA AGCTTAAGAAGGAGGACATCTATGCGGTGGAAATAGTGGGCGGGGCCTCCCGTATCCCGTCTGTCAAAGAGAGGATCAGCAAATTCTTTGGGAAGGAGCTGAGCACCACCCTGAATGCTGATGAGGCTGTGGCCAGAGGATGTGCCCTGCAG TGTGCAATCCTGTCCCCTGCATTCAAAGTGCGTGAGTTCTCCATCACAGATGCAGTTGCTTACCCCATCTCTCTGAAATggaactctgctgcagaggaaggCTTGAG CGATTGCGAGGTATTCCCAAAGAACCATGCTGCACCGTTCTCCAAAGTGTTGACTTTCTACCGGAGGGAACCTTTCTCTCTGGAAGCCTACTACAACACCCCCAAAGAGCTGCCGTACCCCGACCCCACCATAG GTCAGTTTGTGATCCAGAAGGTGGTACCCCAGGCGTCTGGGGAGAGCTCTAAGGTCAAGGTGAAGGTGAGGGTCAACATCCACGGCATCTTCAGCGTCTCCTCAGCCTCTCTGGTGGAGGTCCagaagacagaggagggagaggagcccATGGACACAGAACAGCAGGCAACAccagagaaggaggaagag GGCAAAATGCAGACTGACCAGGATGAGACGAAGGCCCAAGGAGATGGACAGAACGAGgcagaagaggagaagaagacgtCAGAGAATGAGGAGATGGAG ACCTCCACAGAGAAGAAGAAGTCTGACCAGCCTCCCCAGGCCAAGAAGCCCAAAGTCAAGACAAAAGTCCTGGAGCTTCCCATCGAGAACAGCCCCCAGTGGGAGCTTGCCATCGACATGCTCAACCTCTTTGTAGAAAATGAG GGTAAGATGATCATGCAGGACAAGCTGGAGAAGGAGAGGAACGACGCTAAGAATTACGTGGAGGAGTATGTGTACGACATGAGGGACAAACTGCACGGCAGGCTGGAGAAATTTGTCAGTGAAGCT GATCGGGACGTCCTGTCGTTACAACTGGAGGACACAGAGAACTGGCTGTATGAAGATGGAGAGGACCAACCTAAACAACAGTACATCGACAAACTGGTCGAGCTGAAG AAACTGGGCCAGCCTATCCAGGAGAGGTACATGGAGTCTGAAGAAAGACCTAGAGCCTTCGATGAGATGGGGAAACAGATCCAGATGTACATGAAGATCGTTGAAGCTTATAAAACCAAG GAGGAGCAGTATGACCATCTGGACCAGGACGATATCAACAAGGTGGATAAGATGGTGAATGAAGCCATGATCTGGCTGAACAGTAAGATGAACCAACAGAGTAAACTGAGCTTGACTGTGGAGCCTGCGGTTAGAGTCCGAGAGATACAGGACAAGACTAAG GAGCTGTACTCTGCCTGCAACCCCATCGTGACCAAGCCCAAGCCCAAGGTGGAGCTGCCTAAGGACGACAAGGCAGGGGAGCAGAATGGACCAGTCAACGGCCAGGAGAAAGCCCCAGCAGAGGGCACCGAGGAGGGGACCGCTGACAGCACAGGCAAC CCCTCCACGGAATCCACAGAACCAAGACCTGACATGGACCTTGActaa